The Mesoplodon densirostris isolate mMesDen1 chromosome 17, mMesDen1 primary haplotype, whole genome shotgun sequence genome contains the following window.
GCGGggaagagggtgggagagggaaggactggaagtttgggattagcagatgcaaactagtatgtacagaatggatggacaacaaggtcctactgtatagcacagggaactatattcaacatcctgtaatcaaccataatggaaaataagatgaaaaaggatgtatacatataaaacttgagtcaccttgctgtataccagaaactaacacaacattgtaaatcaacgatacttcaattaaaaataatttttttaaaaaggggaaaaaaatcaaatgattcTTTTAGAAAGCCTCTACTCCACACAAAGTAAATGAAGATTTGAACCCTgtcaaaaaaatgtaaataattctaGGGAAAAAGTCTTTCGGAGCTGCCAATATGATATGCCCAAGTTCAATGGACAACTCCTTACTCCTCCATTTTTAAGATTTAGTATCGTTATTATGTTTTACTTCAGAGACACAATCTTGGAAGTCAAAACtaataacagaaaataagaaaaaactgaGTATACgtggcagaagagaagccaaggattTGGGCACACTCTACCTGAACAGGAACCAGCCACAGCTCACTGATACAGGGTGAATGACACAAAACACAGCACTGGCAATGAGAGAAGGTCTGTAATCTGCAATTGGAGTCACAGGCAGAAATAGCATCTTCATCTAAGTGAAGCACGGAAAAGATTTGGTTCTTCCCCTTTCTGGGTGTATACACAGGCCTGACCATCCCAGTAACATCTAAGGCCACTAATATAAAGGAAAACACAGTTATAAACTGCTCTGTTCCTACACTAATTCTGATATCTGCTGCTTATGTCACATCATCCCCCAAACAACAACTATCACGGAAAGAGACTGATAATCCAGACTTAGCTTTACAGAAGTCTGTGCTCCCACACCAGTAACATATAAGGTTTTGAGTGAATAAAATTGTTCACGTTTCTCAAAATGTGATCCATGGACCATCTATGTCTAGAACTGCTGGACAGTTTGTTAAAAGTGCTTCCCCTGGGCCTCCCGCCCCAAGACCTACCAAATCACACACTCTGGGGCAGGGCTTTGGATTCTCCAGTGGAATAAACTGTCAGGTAACTTTCAGGCCCGCTAGAGAACTAAAAGAATATTGCACTGAATTCTGATGTCAATTACTGATGTGGAGAACTTGGAAGCTTCATAGAAAAGTctgaaaacagtgaaacactttCCAAAGTAAGACAAAAAAACAAGTTCTTCTGGGGTGGTGGGGAagtatgttaaaaaataagtaagggcttcccgggtggcgcagtggtggagagtccgcctgccgatgcaggggacgtgggttcgtgccctggtctgggaagatcccgcatgccgcggagcggctgggcccgtgagccacggccgctgagcctgcgcatccggagcctgtgctccgcaacgggagaggccacaacagtgagaggcccgcgtacctcaaaaaaaaaaaaaaaaaaaagtaaataaaactggTGACAATGATTacttggaaatttaattttaaaacattatgagGTATAAACATATAAAACTCAGTGCTTTAGATCATATAAAAGATCAGCCAATTCATCAACATCCCTGCCTTTAACAAATCCTGAGCTCGGAGTAGATGCTATCTGTGCTGTTCATTTGAGCTGTCTACACTGcatctccctttcccttcttcctggaTGCCAAGCCCCACTCACACCCTTGCACTGTTTAGGTCTCCATCTCAAGCTTGCTCTCCGTCGTATCAGTGGGCCTGGGATGTCTGAGTGTGATGGAAGACGTGGACTGTGGTCCTAGAAAGTATTGTCAGTCAGCATCATCTTCTTCCCTAGAGATGCTTAGGACCATGACTTCTTAGTCAAAGCTGATTTAAGTATCATCCTGCTTAGGAGCAAAAGCTCTGAGTGGCTGGTTCCTGAGTGCCCTCCTGGCCTAATCATTCTGGCTTTTCCAAGATACATGTGGCTTTAGGGAGTTGGGACCAAGAACTGTCTTGGCCCATCTCTGTGATCTGCAGTAAGATCTTTATGTCTTTCAGTTACCCAATTCCTTACCACAAATCCACTGCCTGAGAACTACAGAGGATGTTTTAAGGTCTTATTTTGAGTTCTCCATCTGTCAAATCTTGTTTCTGGCACAGGGCAAtgataaataaaagaatacatatataatatatacatgatCATTATGAtgtgtatataatacataataagaGAGAGAATTCCAGGATAATTTTCTGTGACAAAAACCAGGATAGATCAATGTGTTCAGTCAATACCAAACTACAGAGATGGGGTATTTTTACAGTCCAGTCAGAGAGGTGCAAATAAGATCATGATAAAAACTAAACATTAATTAAGTTCTGAATGTAAGCCATCTACCAGAAGTCacatcttaaaaaatacaaaatgattaACTTAGAGCAGGGTTCTCAAGGCGGTGGTCTCAGAaccagcatcatctgggaacttgttagaaatgcacattatCAACTCCCCTGGCCAATCCCCCAAAACCTACTAATCAGGGAGCCGCCCTGGATGGgctccaaaaatctgttttaaaaaatcctgaggggcttccctggtggcgcagtggttgagagtccgcctgccgatgcaggggacacgggttcgtgccccagtctgggaagatcccacatgctgcggagcggctgggcccgtgagccatggccactgagcctgcacgtccagagcctgtgccccgcaacgggagaggccacaacagtgagaggcccgcgtaccgcaaaaaaaaaaaaaaaaaaaaaaaaaaaagtcctgagggTGACtctgatgcatgctaaagtttgagaaccactggctcaGAACTCAAGGCCGCTTGCCTGGACTTTATATTGTAAGGTTAGAGCTGAAGGAAACGGGAGGAGTTTGTGATCTATGAGGCCcaatttaaaaaggaacaaaaagagcTCCGCCTGCCCCCCCAACTGGCCCAAGAAATGGCTCCATTTCTTAAAATTAGAGCAACTTCTTTCAGTTAAGACACTGTCACTAAAAAGCCACCATGCCCATTAATACGCCAACACATTTATCTTGTCCTCAGCTGTCACTTGACAGAGCCTGGATATGAAGGAAAGCACAATGGGACACACCATACGTCAGGTCAGGTTCAAAGTGCAGCAAGGGGAGGAGAAGTCCCAAGCCCTCATCCAAAGGGATGAAAGACAGCCCAGGTGGAGCCCTACAGTGAGGGGACTCTGCAGAGGCAATGATGCTTTCAGCACAGAGACAGGGACAGGGATGCTCTAAGAAACACTTTGTCATCATTACCGCCTTGAGCAGCACTTAACCATCAGTTAGTTGAGGAGATGGGTCTCCCCTGGCTTCTCAGGACAGAGCAGTGTCTACACTGGGAAGGTAGTTGTTTGTCACTGATTAGTAGTCTACactcattttatacatatatgtgactCATCCAAACTAAATGTGGAATAATACCAATTTGGGACTCTTTTCCATACCCCCTCGTTAGAGCACCAGCAGCTTGCAAAGATGAAATCTACAAATTCAGACCCTGACAGTTGCAAGCACCAGCGGGCAGAACTTAAGATCGCCTTAATACGTCTTTACAGTGTCCTTACATGCTTCACTTACAGAGCACGTAAATAAGATATTTTACTAACACGTACGTCAAAAGTTTGGTATGAAGTTTCAAAAATTCTGTTAAAGTACTTAATGACTACAACAGTATTTGAAAGCACATGATTTTGTGttccacaaacaaaaacaacattacAACCTCTATTTTCTCATAACACCATTATCATACGCTCTgcatgttaacatttttattacacGTGATATTTCTCAAAGGCTTTCtacatgccttttaaaaattcaattgagGCTAAGACTCAACCCaggctggtttttaaaaattatgaccaAGACATGACTTAAAATATAAGATGGAGATGGTGGCAATTAAAGTTTATGCTCAAGTTACCACAAGAAAGGCAGAAGTCATTGATTCCTTGAAGTATTTCTTTTATAGGTAGTAAATGTCCATGGACAACAGTCCCACTTTGTGTTGTTCCACCCGTTTACAGGTGACATTTTAACCTCTAACCAACCATAGCAAGACAATTCAAAATGAAGGTTGACACTTTGTCCTTTAACTAGTTCCAAAGTACTGCAGGGGTTTTACTGCCTGATGTTACACCATATGTGCAAACTCCAGACACAGCAGGCATGTTTAAGCAGGATGCCTCTGTACTTTGCCATTATCCTGTTTCCTGCTGTTCTGGAGCAATCCTAACTTTAGCTAAACATAACCTTTCTGGGTGAATCATTTTTAGTAGAAGAATCTGTCTTATAGCAGAGCGCCCTGCACTTTGACTGTATTTCGGAAGCATGGCCATTGATGGAATTCATAGAACCCAGTGGTTTGGTATTTTGCAGTCTTTATGAAACCTACCCATTTTATGAAaactttcataaaataaaattatttaccaCTTTTTTTGAATAAAAACTCAAAGAATTATGAAACGAACAACAGGAGTAATTCTTTCTGAAGCATTTTTTTGGTCAACTGGTCTATCACTAAATGGTAATGTTTAATGGCAGATTTTTCAAAACCTTTTCCATaattcaagttattttttaattctaaaatgacTACTATCTTGGGTAATGGGATGTATTTACTTACTCGGGCCCTCAAAAGGTTTGAATCAGAAAAGTCCTCTTAGGTTTTACATTCAGAATTATTTTCTGCCAGGATTTGAGAAATGCTAATAATAACCTATATCCTCAGCTCAATGTCAGTAACTCTTACCAAACCAGAGTTCGTGAAAAGCATATACTAAGGAAAAAACAGTCctttaaaaagtatacatatatgtataactgattcactttgttataaagcagaaactaatacaccattgtgaagcaattatactccaataaagctgtaaaaaaaaaaagtatacataacTTCCCCAATAGCCTTTCCCCTTGAGTTTTATGTAAAGTAGAACATTTAgctctttataattccctcaaaTCTATAAATCTCACCAGTCTCAGATTTACTTCCTGTTGCCTTCCTTCATTATACGTTTAAAGGTAATCAATAAAAACTGATTTCCCTTTGTAAGCACTTTCCTGTTCTGCCAGAAATAACAGTAGTCCCTGCcctaaaatgaagaagaaaaggaaaaggaatatttaccagaagaggagaaaaagaaaccgcCCCAGCATTTTTCCTGAGCCAAGTGAAACACAAACAGCAAATCAAGtttattcttaaagaaaaaaaacctttaaaatattcCTGGCCTTAGTCCTATTCTTCAAATCTGTGGTATCAACAAGTTTTTAACTCTGGGTTTGTATTTCCACTCTCTACAAAAACCTCATTATACTTCCTAATAGCTTTACTGTACTGTCTTTCTGTAGGAATCCAAACATCACACGCAAGACTTGTGCTCAATGCTGAACAGTGAAGCAGTAGAGGAAGGATAGATAGTTAAGTCCCCCAGCTTGCCTCCTAGGGCAGAGTGGGATGCAAAACCAGCGGGAAAAAACAGATGAGAACAAAGTTACATCTGGTAAGGAAATCAAGAACTGCAAACAATGTATCTCTGACCCAGAAACCCAAAACTTTCAGCCACTTGAATTTTTAGCACAAGAATTTTCTGACTCAAAACGTTActtgaaattttatattaaatcatCTGAAATCATCTGTTGGGGTTTCTCCAATACAGACTCTACTCCAGAACTctccatttttaatgttttttcttctccTGCATTTCTCAGCAAAGACCATGAGAAAACACCCAACAAAAGAGCAACAGACTTACTTTGTAATGAAGTTACGAATACATTTTATACGTTTTCCTGGCTTCCTGTTTTCTTGAACTCTGTACTATCTACAGAGGTTGTCCTATTTCACCACGGCAGATTATAAATCACACAAGTTCAGCCCGTCAGGTTGAAAAATGGAGGTGAAAGGCACAGCAGAAAATACATGAAGTATAATTAAAACCATATGACCAGAGATACTGAAGCAATACTTGTTGGAGGCAACCCAAGTAAAAATCAAACCTTTTCTAGTGTTAGTGAGACTGGCCAGTCCCTTTGAAACAAACACACATCACTTgctaaatactctttttttttttctccttcacagcaaAAGCACCGGGAGAAGTTCAGCCCTAACAAGCTAATGAAGCCTATCTCTGTGGCATAGTTAAATTCATAGTTGTTCATGTAAAACTGATCTCTCATTTAAAACAGTAATCGTTTATTTAGAAATAGAGTTTAAGATGGGGCAGGGCTCAATTTTACATCCACCAAAAAGGATTAAAGGCTTATGAGGACAATGTTGaatcaaacatcttttctacttttctatgaAGTTTTCATCTCTTAAGACCTGAGGATTCCAAAAAGACACAGATACGGTACTGGCTCGTTGTTGATCATACACAGGCAGCAGCTATAGAATCCAAACTGTCTCCTGGACCACATTAGAAACAACCTAGACACTACTGCTTCACAGACGCGGTACGGAGCAGGCCAATGATGTACACGTTTAAGGATGTACAGAAATTAAGAGCTCTTGAAGTTGTAAAGCATCTTTGACTTTGGCAATCTGTCCCCAGAGCCTATGTCCCCTGAGCGTTCCAAGGGTCCATTACCATAATCTCAGTAGATAACTAGAATACAACTTTCAATATTGCTTTGGGGTTCCAGTAAACAAGGTAAGTTTAGTGAAGTCAACTTACCCCCCAGAAACTGAATTCCTCCAGCCACTCTTCCCACTGTCCGGGAGATGAGCTCCGACACACAGCAGCCCATGAGGGCGGTGAGCGCCACAAGCAGGAGGAGGCCACAGCCCAGGCCTGTCACGATGGTAGAAATCCTCCATTCTGCGCTGGGGATGCCCTGGAAGGAGGCGTAGCGCCCACATTcctccaccatcaccatcatctgcCGACTCTCATCGTGCACGGGATACGAGCACCTCCGGAAAGTACCGAAGGACACAGGCTTGCCCAGCTGAGATCCCCAGAGCCAGTAAGGCATGAAGAACCCCACGCAGGAGGTGGCAGCACAAAGAAAGGAGAGCAAAGCCCAGATGACCCCGGTGCAAGTCAGACTGGATGCCATCTTTCACCAGACGGGGCAAAGAGGACCCAAAGTAACTGTTCTGGGTCTGCAGCAGGGAGTGAAGGTGTGAAACCACCGGGGACCCACAGGTAATCCACAGTTCTGTGATGGGAGAGTGTCTATTAACGGAACAGATCTTCAGTCTTACTGGGCATCAACTTCCCATCCTGTGCAGTAAGGAAGATGGTCCCTGGTAAAACCATAAGAAATATTGAAAGTTAAATGTTTTTAGAGACGCGATTAACACCGATTCAGTTGGTCCACAACTTTCAATTAATAAACAAAGATGCCTCCATACTTCAAAAGTGAGAAGAATCCCTTCTCTCTATAAACTTCTCCGTAATTCAAATGTTGTCAGACTGGCTCAaaccttccttttgtttttatctcctatAAATGTCCCCAAATTAACTCATGCACTTAAAGAAATGCATGACTTCTACTTGCCAAGCCAGTGAATTCATTTCATATACTCACATTAAAAGTAATGTAGCATATTTACCGGCAGTAAACATAATTCCGAATGTTATAATAAAATGAACCATACCGTGGTTTGTTCAGTTGGCTTGCAAGTTCATGCTCATAACTTGTCGCAACTTCTCTGTGTCCCTTTAGGTGCATTAACACTCTGCACGAGCCCGAACAAAATAATTAGGATCACTTTCACAATTACAGACTGCCCAGGCATACAGAATGGATGGGACCGTTAGGCGTCCCCAGTCCTCATTCAGTAGCGTTTGTGAATGCCTTCAATCTCAACTGTCTTCTAGTGTCAACGAAAGAAAGCCTGTGTACGACTTATTTTCATACCTGCAATTTTGATTCACGGTCTCCAATTAAATTATTGGAACCATCTCTACTGCTGAACGAGTGTCAGTGtctaatctgaaaaagaatccatACCTGCCAGGACTCTAAATGGAACCCCAGTCATTCTAGAGATTCCACGTGCATTCACTTCCATACCTCGCTCCCTCTCAGAAAGAGTTCCAGAACCACTTCCCACACTTTTCAGAGAGAATGCAGAAGCCCAGAGCCACGCACCCCAGTTCCATCCCCAGGACTCTTTTAACTCCAGCTTAATGTCACCCACCCCCCCTCCTTTCCCAACCCTCGCCCCTGCCCTTTCCTTCCCACCCACTACCCCATTTCCACCCCAGTGTGTCACTCCAGGGGAGCTccggctactttttttttttttaatcttgtcaACTGCGGTCAGCATCAGCACTAGCGGCTGAAGTTGGTCTGCTGGGCCCTGAGGCTGGGGAAGACGGGTGGCACGGTGAGGTGGGGTGGAGACCGCCCTCACCTCGCGCTGGGGCAAGGCGCCCCGGGGTTAGCCAGCCCCCGGCAAAGGCCTTCCTCACCCCACCCCGAAGACACACAGGGATCCCTCAACCCTCAAAGCGGGAGAGGCGCGTTTTCCAGCCGGCCCCGCGCGGAGGGAGCGGATGAGGATGGGCAGGCAGCACCCCCCTGAGGCAGACGCCAGCAGCGGGCGCGGCGGGCAGGGAGAGCCGGCCGGCAGCCCAGCTCAGGAAGTCCGGAGCCCGGGAGCAGCCCAACTCCGGCGTCCGGAGAGAAAGGAGCGGAGCCCGCGCCCCGGGGCAGCCGCGCGCGGGACTCACATGGCTGGCGGGCGGCGGCCACCTTCTCCCCCGGCGCCGGGGCGCACTCACAACTTGCTGTCTCTCCCGGGCGGAGCATCCACGGCACGCAACACCGTCCTTCCCTCTTCGCCGCGGTCCCTAACAGCCGCGGAGCCCCCGGGCCCGACGCGGGAGGGAGAGCAGGGGCCGGCAGCAGGCGGAAGGCTCCTGGAGGACGCGCGGCGCCGCCGCCCGTGCAGCCCCGCTCCCCGCGGCTCTCAGGCGGCGGCTCGGGCGGAGCGCTGTGGCCGCGCGCGGGGCGCCGTGGCTCGCGGGCGGAGAGGCGGATCTGCCTTTGGCAGGCGAGGCACGCAGCGCCTCCTCCCCTCCGCCGCCcggccctcttctctctcctgtccCCTCCCTTCGCGCCCGCCGGGACCCAGAGCGGACGCGGCGAGGGCGCGGCGCGCCAAGGAGGGGACCCTCCCGGcacgcggggcggggcggggcggtggGCGCGGCCGCCGAGCGCCGGGGTCTCCTCCCACCCGCTGGGCGGCTGTCTGGGCTCCTCCAGCCCCGAGCCCTCTCCCGCCCTCCTGGCCCCGCGACTCCTTCCAACGCGAGAGTGGCGGAGGCAGAGAGACCGAGAAGTAGGGGCGAAAGTTGCTTGTCCTCTCGGGTGCTCTCCAGGGGCCTGGAAGATGAAACACGCTCCCTGTTCGCTTTTCGGGGGTCTGGTATTTGGGGTTTAAGCTCCGGTTTCCGACCGCCTTTAGGAGACGGAGATGGAAAGGAGCGCCTTAGAGACTGGGCGCAGTGACCCTTTTGAGCTTTCAGGAGCTCTTGGCACGTGGTCACTTTGGAAGGGGGTGAACAAGGCCAGTGTGGGCGTGGGAATGAGAGGCGAGAGCGGAGAGCCCGAGGCTCAGGGATTCCGTCAGGCAGCCGCCTTTCCAGCCAAGCCAGGGAGAAAGCAGGGGGAGATGACAGCGAGCCTCCCCCAAGAAACATCCTCTTCGGGAACCTCTCTCAATGCATTTCTCCCTGTCTGtccccctctctcctctttctctctctgtctctgtctctctctcgttctccccctctcctctctcttccccttccccctttctcttCCATCCCTCCGTCCAATCAATCTTGCAGTCAATACCGCCATTGAATTTCTTTACTGAGAAACACGGATTCTGATTTCCCCTCTGGACTtaaggtctattttttttttttttttttttttttttttgcttgtcatTAGCGCTAACCTCTCTAGCAGTTTAGAGCTACATTCAGTAGACTGTGGGTCTCTGCTGAAGACGGTATTTTAAGAATCCTGCCATCTGGGAATAGCAGTTTGTGAAGTAGCTACTTCCTCAGTACAGTTCGTGCTTTTTCAAAGCAGCTGAAAGTTAATAACTGGGTAGGTATATATTTCATAGTAAATTTTCAAATTGTACCCTTTTAATTAGCCATGGTggagtactttttttaaaaattacagctgGAGATGTGcgttatttcattattattttgaaaggCTTTGTATAATTAGTTCCAACCCTTTATGAGGTCATAGACCTTTTTAAGAATATGGTGAAACTGATAAgcctcccagaaaaagaaaaaaatgcacaatagTATCAAGTTTTCTCACAGTGGTTCTcaagggagagaagaagggagagtATGACCCCTCCCAGGGGATAATAGGCAaggtctggagatatttttgattaTCATGAACTAGCATCTGGTGggcagaggtcagggatgctgctaaacaccctacaaGGCACAGGACAGACCCccagaattatccagccccaaatatcGGTAGTTCTGAGGTTGAGAAAACCTGTTTCAATAAAATGTCAGATGGTTCCCTGTTCCCCTGCATCCCATCCGTGATCAGAATCCCTGAACAAATGCTCTGATTTAAGTTATTTTTGACTTGTACAAGTCACTGGTTAATGAGTTCAGTGACTGTGTAATAATGATTGGCCTGACTTTCTGTTATGTATCATGACCTAGTTATTACACAGAGCCTTCCGATCTGTATCAGGTATAGGTAGAAGGTGTGACTCCATAAAGACAAAATAATGAGAGTGAGATTTGGACTCACCCTCCACACACCCACTGTGGATATTGGTCTAGGACACTTTCTCAATTTGGAGTTTGAAGCACCGAGATGGCTGGCTGAGATTTAAGTCCTGGCTGTGTCTCAGTCCCTACCACTAAGTCTTCTTAATAGACTATTTTATCTAGTCCTCAAAATAAAAGCGGAAAAATATGAAGGAGGTACAATTATTActttacagagaggttaagtaatttgcctgagaCCTTACAGACCtttcaaaaaaaatctcattgtCTGCATTCTATTAAACAGAGTAAATGCTATTGAAGAGATTCTGCCTAAGATGAAGACGAAGATAGAGGAGGAGgctggttgttttcttttttaatctatcGGGAAGCAGTATCAATTACTCATGAAAGCATAGTGTATTACATACTAGGACTCAAATTTCTCACTTAGAGGAGTGAATTTGGACAAGCGGTGCCCTTTCTGGGCCTAAGTTCTCTCATTTGTAAAAAGAGGTTGGAAATAGATGATTCCACCTCATGACTTCTAGCATCATGATTATATAGATACTGTTATATTTGAGAAGAAGTTTAGGctcatttaattttgttcaagtatataattttacagatgaggaagcagaggctcaAAATCCTTCCTGTGTCTTAACCAGAGCTGAGCCTCGAATCCATGTATCCTGATCTCTCATTTCATTCCACCATGTAATTATCTTCCCAAACTACTGAGTCATCTGAGTTACTCCTTGAGTTCTTGTTTGCATACTTCGTAGGCAAAATGcattatactattttttaaaacccttgCATTAAATTTGCACCTTCAAAAGGATCTTTAAATTACTTCCCAGCCAGAAGTTCTCACATAGCAAATGCTGCTTATACCTCTTATTCCAGGTTTGAGTTTCTAGCATGTTTGGATGGTAGTCCCGTTAAGTCATAAGATGAGATCATGAATGTAAAAATATGTGGAAAGCTATAAAGCATCTATGACAATGCTCTTGGTTAGCTACCAAATATTAATTCCCAATCCCTCTTTCTTATTCACTAGATACTTTTGGTAGCCACATGACCCTGTTCTAGACAATGAATCAGCTGAGGAGTCCTCTAGGGAAGACTGTATTCTCAGATTAAAGAAGGAGGCATGAGAGAACAGTTCTCTCACCATCTTGGCCGCCTTTTGGACacattattgaaaaataaaatgcttagagtTGTGGCAGCCTTTTTGTAATTACGAGGAAAATCACAGAAATAAATCCTAGCACCCTAAGATTGTGGAGCTACTCAcctccttttgaattttttagaaGTAAATTATAGACTGTAAGTAGATTTAAGTCAttgttatttagattttctgctttTTAGTATCTGAA
Protein-coding sequences here:
- the LHFPL6 gene encoding LHFPL tetraspan subfamily member 6 protein isoform X1, translated to MASSLTCTGVIWALLSFLCAATSCVGFFMPYWLWGSQLGKPVSFGTFRRCSYPVHDESRQMMVMVEECGRYASFQGIPSAEWRISTIVTGLGCGLLLLVALTALMGCCVSELISRTVGRVAGGIQFLGGLLIGAGCALYPLGWDSEEVRQTCGYISGQYDLGKCEIGWAYYCTGAGAATAMLLCTWLACFSGKKQKQYPY
- the LHFPL6 gene encoding LHFPL tetraspan subfamily member 6 protein isoform X2, yielding MASSLTCTGVIWALLSFLCAATSCVGFFMPYWLWGSQLGKPVSFGTFRRCSYPVHDESRQMMVMVEECGRYASFQGIPSAEWRISTIVTGLGCGLLLLVALTALMGCCVSELISRTVGRVAGGIQFLGDIGTSSKWNCQRVTGPRKRKRKENVPLWSPTYVVMIVFPFDEAEWGGENGMEMC